A genomic segment from Necator americanus strain Aroian chromosome III, whole genome shotgun sequence encodes:
- a CDS encoding hypothetical protein (NECATOR_CHRIII.G9200.T6), with protein MVEFCVVWFIAFVGWKQGSCELLGNDDTSQYTFERKANVNKRDAQSDATCEAILEKIRLDGLSTATEHDFQTSSTSIAGAQLQTTPAAEADGWVYYKATNMCYKV; from the exons ATGGTGGAATTCTGTGTTGTGTGGTTCATCGCATTCGTTGGCTGGAAACAG GGTTCCTGTGAACTCCTCGGAAATGACGATACTTCTCAGTACACCttcgaaagaaaagcaaacgtTAATAAAAGAGACGCTCAGAGTGATGCGACCTGTGAAGCAATCCTCGAAAAAATAAG GCTCGACGGTCTTTCTACGGCCACGGAACATGATTTTCAAACATCATCGACGAGCATTGCAG GTGCACAACTGCAAACCACTCCTGCAGCTGAAGCTGATGGTTGGGTCTACTACAAGGCAACGAATATGTGCTACAAGGTGTAG
- a CDS encoding hypothetical protein (NECATOR_CHRIII.G9201.T1), with the protein MKNGFFYDNNRSRARWMDKDEATKRFPKTKMHPKKTHVTVWWCAVVCYMCGTGATGVEVLQRTGRNAPEPPTSSSDIFEHKGPDSPTRQCPAKHFKGHATEIEPASQTSPHPPYSLDLLPTDYHFFRHLDSRLRGKIFRNRGDAKNDLRKFTDSKS; encoded by the coding sequence ATGAAAAATGGATTCTTTTACGACAACAACAGGAGTCGTGCTCGGTGGATGGACAAGGATGAAGCTACCAAGCGCTTCCCGAAGACAAAAATGCACCCCAAGAAGACACACGTGACTGTGTGGTGGTGTGCTGTGGTGTGCTACATGTGTGGAACAGGTGCTACAGGTGTAGAAGTACTGCAAAGAACTGGACGAAATGCCCCGGAACCTCCAACTTCTTCGTCCGACATTTTTGAACACAAAGGGCCCGATTCTCCTACACGACAGTGTCCAGCCAAACATTTCAAAGGTCACGCTACTGAAATTGAACCAGCTAGCCAGACTTCTCCACACCCACCATATTCGCTGGACCTTTTGCCAACTGACTATCACTTTTTCAGACATCTCGACAGCCGCCTAAGAGGTAAGATCTTCCGAAACCGAGGTGATGCCAAAAACGACTTGCGGAAGTTCACGGACTCCAAAAGCTAA
- a CDS encoding hypothetical protein (NECATOR_CHRIII.G9200.T2): protein MMALCVMWFIAFVGWKQGSCELLGNDDTSQYTFERKANVNKRDAQSDATCEAILEKIRLDGLSTATEHDFQTSSTSIAGAQLQTTPAAEADGWVYYKATNMCYKIIRTSNDFEAGRWMGRVDTYEFPFMCQTKNILYCPEHVN, encoded by the exons ATGATGGCACTCTGTGTTATGTGGTTCATCGCATTCGTTGGCTGGAAACAG GGTTCCTGTGAACTCCTCGGAAATGACGATACTTCTCAGTACACCttcgaaagaaaagcaaacgtTAATAAAAGAGACGCTCAGAGTGATGCGACCTGTGAAGCAATCCTCGAAAAAATAAG GCTCGACGGTCTTTCTACGGCCACGGAACATGATTTTCAAACATCATCGACGAGCATTGCAG GTGCACAACTGCAAACCACTCCTGCAGCTGAAGCTGATGGTTGGGTCTACTACAAGGCAACGAATATGTGCTACAAG ATTATACGTACTTCCAATGATTTCGAGGCAGGAAGATGGATGGGCCGTGTGGACACCTACGAGTTTCCCTTCATGTGCCAAACTAAAAACATTCTCTACTGTCCTGAACACGTGAATTGA
- a CDS encoding hypothetical protein (NECATOR_CHRIII.G9200.T3) → MVEFCVVWFIAFVGWKQGSCELLGNDDTSQYTFERKANVNKRDAQSDATCEAILEKIRLDGLSTATEHDFQTSSTSIAGAQLQTTPAAEADGWVYYKATNMCYKIFDDYSNFDEAEKNCNGYDGHLASIHSMEHNQFLLALDPNMDEDDADLWIGLKIEGQCELHWIDGSDLDFQNWVQIQPDCTTKSTLMMSSGQWYTENGHHGNPFVCETESTIYCPQHVT, encoded by the exons ATGGTGGAATTCTGTGTTGTGTGGTTCATCGCATTCGTTGGCTGGAAACAG GGTTCCTGTGAACTCCTCGGAAATGACGATACTTCTCAGTACACCttcgaaagaaaagcaaacgtTAATAAAAGAGACGCTCAGAGTGATGCGACCTGTGAAGCAATCCTCGAAAAAATAAG GCTCGACGGTCTTTCTACGGCCACGGAACATGATTTTCAAACATCATCGACGAGCATTGCAG GTGCACAACTGCAAACCACTCCTGCAGCTGAAGCTGATGGTTGGGTCTACTACAAGGCAACGAATATGTGCTACAAG ATATTCGACgattattcaaattttgatgAGGCAGAGAAGAATTGCAATGGGTACGATGGACACTTAGCATCCATTCATTCTATGGAACACAATCAATTCCTTCTAG CACTTGATCCAAACATGGATGAAGACGACGCAGACCTCTGGATCGGGTTGAAGATTGAGGGACAATGTGAACTTCATTGGATAGACGGTTCGGATCTCGATTTTCAAAACTGGGTTCAAATACAACCAGACTGTACTACAAAATCCACGCTT ATGATGTCTTCTGGACAATGGTACACCGAAAATGGTCACCACGGCAATCCTTTCGTTTGTGAAACTGAAAGCACTATCTACTGCCCTCAACATGTGACTTGA
- a CDS encoding hypothetical protein (NECATOR_CHRIII.G9201.T2), with product MDKDEATKRFPKTKMHPKKTHVTVWWCAVVCYMCGTGATGVEVLQRTGRNAPEPPTSSSDIFEHKGPDSPTRQCPAKHFKGHATEIEPASQTSPHPPYSLDLLPTDYHFFRHLDSRLRGKIFRNRGDAKNDLRKFTDSKS from the coding sequence ATGGACAAGGATGAAGCTACCAAGCGCTTCCCGAAGACAAAAATGCACCCCAAGAAGACACACGTGACTGTGTGGTGGTGTGCTGTGGTGTGCTACATGTGTGGAACAGGTGCTACAGGTGTAGAAGTACTGCAAAGAACTGGACGAAATGCCCCGGAACCTCCAACTTCTTCGTCCGACATTTTTGAACACAAAGGGCCCGATTCTCCTACACGACAGTGTCCAGCCAAACATTTCAAAGGTCACGCTACTGAAATTGAACCAGCTAGCCAGACTTCTCCACACCCACCATATTCGCTGGACCTTTTGCCAACTGACTATCACTTTTTCAGACATCTCGACAGCCGCCTAAGAGGTAAGATCTTCCGAAACCGAGGTGATGCCAAAAACGACTTGCGGAAGTTCACGGACTCCAAAAGCTAA
- a CDS encoding hypothetical protein (NECATOR_CHRIII.G9200.T7), which yields MVEFCVVWFIAFVGWKQGSCELLGNDDTSQYTFERKANVNKRDAQSDATCEAILEKIRLDGLSTATEHDFQTSSTSIAGAQLQTTPAAEADGWVYYKATNMCYKIFDDYSNFDEAEKNCNGYDGHLASIHSMEHNQFLLALDPNMDEDDADLWIGLKIEGQCELHWIDGSDLDFQNWVQIQPDCTTKSTLMMSSGQWYTENGHHGNPFVCETESTIYCPQHPLSIAVQDVGIFYLSSAGTPHRLSRKALHCSITVNGAAQVSDPYIMIGGSCELLGNDDTSQYTFERKANVNKRDAQSDATCEAILEKIRLDGLSTATEHDFQTSSTSIAGAQLQTTPAAEADGWVYYKATNMCYKV from the exons ATGGTGGAATTCTGTGTTGTGTGGTTCATCGCATTCGTTGGCTGGAAACAG GGTTCCTGTGAACTCCTCGGAAATGACGATACTTCTCAGTACACCttcgaaagaaaagcaaacgtTAATAAAAGAGACGCTCAGAGTGATGCGACCTGTGAAGCAATCCTCGAAAAAATAAG GCTCGACGGTCTTTCTACGGCCACGGAACATGATTTTCAAACATCATCGACGAGCATTGCAG GTGCACAACTGCAAACCACTCCTGCAGCTGAAGCTGATGGTTGGGTCTACTACAAGGCAACGAATATGTGCTACAAG ATATTCGACgattattcaaattttgatgAGGCAGAGAAGAATTGCAATGGGTACGATGGACACTTAGCATCCATTCATTCTATGGAACACAATCAATTCCTTCTAG CACTTGATCCAAACATGGATGAAGACGACGCAGACCTCTGGATCGGGTTGAAGATTGAGGGACAATGTGAACTTCATTGGATAGACGGTTCGGATCTCGATTTTCAAAACTGGGTTCAAATACAACCAGACTGTACTACAAAATCCACGCTT ATGATGTCTTCTGGACAATGGTACACCGAAAATGGTCACCACGGCAATCCTTTCGTTTGTGAAACTGAAAGCACTATCTACTGCCCTCAACAT ccactttccatagcggtgcaagatgttggcaTCTTTTActtgtcatccgccggtacaccacatcgactTTCACGTAAAGCTCTTCATTGTTCCATCACCGTAAACGGTGCTgctcaagtctccgatccgtataTCATGATAGGG GGTTCCTGTGAACTCCTCGGAAATGACGATACTTCTCAGTACACCttcgaaagaaaagcaaacgtTAATAAAAGAGACGCTCAGAGTGATGCGACCTGTGAAGCAATCCTCGAAAAAATAAG GCTCGACGGTCTTTCTACGGCCACGGAACATGATTTTCAAACATCATCGACGAGCATTGCAG GTGCACAACTGCAAACCACTCCTGCAGCTGAAGCTGATGGTTGGGTCTACTACAAGGCAACGAATATGTGCTACAAGGTGTAG